The following proteins are encoded in a genomic region of Cyanobacteria bacterium FACHB-DQ100:
- a CDS encoding N-acetylmuramidase family protein gives MLLEPAIPRIPVVRPTRSLNSQDFRDVARSIGCEVAAVRAVVDVEAAGSGFLRDGRPKILFEAHWFSDFTNGRFDYSDDNISSPVWNRSLYIGGAGEWDRIYRAANLNREAALKSASWGLGQVMGFNHAQAGYRDVESFVRDMHESEGKQLAAMFNFIKSNRLDRFLISRDWAGFALRYNGESYRVNRYDEKLADAYNYWLKAA, from the coding sequence ATGTTACTCGAACCTGCAATTCCTCGAATTCCTGTGGTGCGTCCAACTCGATCGCTCAATTCTCAAGATTTTCGCGATGTGGCTCGATCGATTGGTTGTGAGGTTGCCGCAGTTCGAGCCGTTGTTGATGTAGAAGCTGCCGGATCAGGATTTTTGCGCGACGGCAGACCCAAAATCTTGTTTGAGGCGCATTGGTTTTCGGATTTTACCAATGGGCGATTTGACTACAGCGACGATAATATTTCCAGCCCGGTCTGGAATCGTAGTTTGTACATTGGTGGAGCCGGAGAATGGGATCGCATTTATCGAGCAGCGAATCTGAATCGGGAAGCGGCATTGAAATCTGCTTCTTGGGGTTTGGGTCAGGTGATGGGCTTCAATCACGCTCAGGCGGGCTACCGGGATGTGGAATCTTTTGTGCGCGATATGCACGAAAGCGAAGGCAAGCAGTTAGCAGCAATGTTCAATTTTATTAAAAGCAATCGGCTCGATCGCTTCTTGATTAGCCGCGATTGGGCAGGATTTGCGCTGCGGTATAACGGTGAAAGCTACCGGGTGAATCGCTACGATGAAAAGCTAGCAGATGCCTATAACTACTGGCTAAAAGCGGCTTAG